TGGAAGCGTTCAAGTCGTCCATGAAAAACCTGTTCGTGACAAAGCGTTTATTCCCCGGAATCCTATTATTGACAACGCTCGTCTGGGCGCCCGCCGGGGCGGATACCATACTTGCGCTCGGCGACAGCCTTACCGCCGGCTACGGACTAAGTGGGCGCGACAGTTTCCCGTCAAGGCTGGAGACCGCCCTCCGGGAATCTGGGCACGAAGTTCGCGTGGTCAATGGCGGCGTTTCCGGCGACACGACCGCCGGCGGTCTGGCCCGCCTGGATTGGCTGATGCAGGAACGCCCCGATCTGGTTATTGTCTCGCTGGGCGCGAACGATGCGCTGCGCGGCGTCGACCCGGCCGTGACACGCCGCAATCTGGACGCCATCATCACGGGGGTGAAACAGCAGAACGCCCGTGTCATGCTGGTCGGCATGCTGGCGCCGCCGAATATGGGATCGGAATACGGTAAGGAATTCAATGCGATTTATGAGGAACTGGCGCACGATCACAATGTCGTGTTGTACCGCTTTTTCCTGGAAGGGGTTGCGGGCGATCCGGCACTGAACCTGGCCGACGGCATGCACCCCAACGCAGAGGGCGTCGCCGAGATCGTCGAACGCATTCTGCCGACCGTGGTGCAGGCGCTGGCGGAAGAACCGAGGTGACCATGGCAAATGAATTTCGCGCGGCCCATGCGGGCGGCGCAACCTGGCAGGATGCGGCGCGGGACATCATCATCGGACTTGGCGAACTCGATGCATCGCACCGGTTGGGCTTTCTCTACGTAACGGACGCCTATGCCGATTCCTTCGACGAAATCTGCATTTTCCTGCGCCAGGCGACAGGCGTTCCGCACTGGATCGGCACCATCGGCTTCGGCGTCGTGGGCGCCGGCAAGGAATATTTCGACGAACCGGCCCTTTCGGCCATGGTTGCCCCCCTTTCGGAAGATGCGTTCCGGATTTTCAATCTGAACGGCGACGGCGACGGCGCCGAAGCCTTGCGGCGCGATCACGGCCCGTGGCTGGATCAGGCCGATTCGCCGCTGATCATCGTGCATGCGGATCCGCGCAACGACGGCCTTCTGGAAGATATCGACGATCTGGCGGAAGCGACCAACGGGTATCTGGTCGGCGGGCTCACCGCATCGCGCGGCCATTACGGGTTGCTGGCGGACGGGACGGATCAGGGTCCGGTCTCCGGGGCCATGGTCTCGCTGCACAGCGTGCCGGTGCAGCTGGGCCTGACGCAGGGCTGCACGCCCATCGGCAGGCCGCGGATCATTACCGACGCGGAAGAAAACGTCCTGTTCTCCATCGACGACCGGCCGGCGCTGGAGGTGCTGAAGGAGGACATCGGCGAGATCCTGTCTCGCGACCTGCGGCGGATCGGCGGGTATATTTTCGCGGCCCTTCTGGTGCCCGGCTCGGATACCGCGGACTACACCGTGCGCAACCTTGTCGGCATCGACGAAAACGAGGGCGTGATCGCCATCGGCAGTAACGTGGAGGAAGGCGAGCGCATCATGTTCTGCCGCCGCGACCGGGACAGCGCGGTCGAGGACCTGAAACGCATGCTGAACGACCTGAAGCGCCGCGCCGGCGGCAAGGATATCCGCGGCGGGCTGTATTTTTCCTGCGTCGCCCGCGGACCCAACCAGTTCGGACCGGACAGCGCGGAACTCGGCCTCATCCGGGAGATGCTGGGCGACTTTCCCGTGACGGGATTTTTTGCCAATGGCGAAATCAGCAACAACCGGCTCTACGGTTATACCGGGGTGCTGGCCCTCTTCCTGTAACACGGGAGACGATGACGGATGATACGGCTGTTCGTCGGGCTCTCGATTCCCGAATCCCTTCAGGCCCGGCTGACCGGGCTTTGCGGCGGCGTTCCCGGCGCGCGCTGGGTCAGGCCCGAGAATTTTCATGTCACCTTGCGGTTCATCGGCGATATCGGTGAAAACCTCGCCGAGGATGTGGACGCGGCGCTGTCGCGGATTACCGCGCCGTCCTTCACGCTCGAGGTTGCCGGCGTCGGACAATTCGGCAAGGGAGTCGCCACCCGGGCGCTGTGGGCCGGCATCGCGCCGAACCCGGCGCTGAACCATCTGCGGTCGAAGATCGAAACCGCCGTGACCGGCGCCGGGCTTCCCGCCGAAACCCGCAAATTCAAACCGCATATAACGCTCGGCCGGTTGAAAAACCCGCCGCCCGACCGGGTGGGGAATTTCATCGTCGACCATGCCGGGCTGCGCGCCGGAACCTTCCCGGTCGACCGCTTCACCCTGTTTTCCAGCTTCCTGTCGTCCTCGGGGGCGATCTATACGCCGGAAGTGGATTATGAACTCGAGTAAGGATCTGGAGGCGTTGCTGGCCCGGGTTCGCGCCTGCCGCATCTGCGCGGAATCGCTGCCGCTCGGCCCCCGCCCGGTGTTGCGGGCACAGGCAAGCGCGCGGCTGCTGATCGTCGGGCAGGCCCCGGGCACAAAGGTGCATGAAACCGGCATCCCCTGGAACGACCGCAGCGGCGACCAGCTGCGCGAATGGCTGGCGGTGGACCAGGACACGTTCTACGACGAGTCCCGCGTCGCCATCGTGCCCATGGGATTCTGCTATCCCGGCGTCGACCCGCGCGGCGGCGACAACCCGCCCCGCCCCGAATGCGCCGCCTGGCACGAACCGGTGCTGGCGCAGTTGCCGAATGTCGAACTTGTACTGCTGGTCGGCATGTATGCGCAGCGGCATTATCTGGGGAAGGAACGGAAACGGACGCTCACCGACACGGTTGCCGCCTGGCGGGATTACGGTCCGCTA
The genomic region above belongs to Alphaproteobacteria bacterium and contains:
- a CDS encoding arylesterase, which codes for MTTLVWAPAGADTILALGDSLTAGYGLSGRDSFPSRLETALRESGHEVRVVNGGVSGDTTAGGLARLDWLMQERPDLVIVSLGANDALRGVDPAVTRRNLDAIITGVKQQNARVMLVGMLAPPNMGSEYGKEFNAIYEELAHDHNVVLYRFFLEGVAGDPALNLADGMHPNAEGVAEIVERILPTVVQALAEEPR
- a CDS encoding FIST C-terminal domain-containing protein, producing MANEFRAAHAGGATWQDAARDIIIGLGELDASHRLGFLYVTDAYADSFDEICIFLRQATGVPHWIGTIGFGVVGAGKEYFDEPALSAMVAPLSEDAFRIFNLNGDGDGAEALRRDHGPWLDQADSPLIIVHADPRNDGLLEDIDDLAEATNGYLVGGLTASRGHYGLLADGTDQGPVSGAMVSLHSVPVQLGLTQGCTPIGRPRIITDAEENVLFSIDDRPALEVLKEDIGEILSRDLRRIGGYIFAALLVPGSDTADYTVRNLVGIDENEGVIAIGSNVEEGERIMFCRRDRDSAVEDLKRMLNDLKRRAGGKDIRGGLYFSCVARGPNQFGPDSAELGLIREMLGDFPVTGFFANGEISNNRLYGYTGVLALFL
- the thpR gene encoding RNA 2',3'-cyclic phosphodiesterase; protein product: MIRLFVGLSIPESLQARLTGLCGGVPGARWVRPENFHVTLRFIGDIGENLAEDVDAALSRITAPSFTLEVAGVGQFGKGVATRALWAGIAPNPALNHLRSKIETAVTGAGLPAETRKFKPHITLGRLKNPPPDRVGNFIVDHAGLRAGTFPVDRFTLFSSFLSSSGAIYTPEVDYELE
- a CDS encoding uracil-DNA glycosylase family protein, coding for MNSSKDLEALLARVRACRICAESLPLGPRPVLRAQASARLLIVGQAPGTKVHETGIPWNDRSGDQLREWLAVDQDTFYDESRVAIVPMGFCYPGVDPRGGDNPPRPECAAWHEPVLAQLPNVELVLLVGMYAQRHYLGKERKRTLTDTVAAWRDYGPLYLPLPHPSWRNLHWRRRNPWFAAEILPVLRRRVHGLLQASASRASISSSEKPK